A part of Bosea sp. (in: a-proteobacteria) genomic DNA contains:
- a CDS encoding acyl-CoA dehydrogenase codes for MHFALTDEEIMIRDAARKLAADRLAPFAETLDRGEGRADLLANLALLAQNGFMTLNVKAAHGGTEAGTAAFALAIEELAYACASTAVTVSVTNMVGEVIQACGTEAQRAEHLPKLADGTYPAGAFCLTESGAGSDPAGMRMRARKDGDSYVLDGAKIYITSAEYAGVFVVWAVTDPDAPKGKGISVFLVPAGTPGLAIGKAEHKMGQHGSATNIVHFDGCRVPASCLMGRENDGFRIAVGELAGGRIGVAALSLGIARAAMDAAKSYARERKQFGSAIADFQGLQWMIADREVDLAASRLLIMDAAAKKDRGEPFAKEASMAKLFASEAAHRATDTAIQIHGGAGYCRDYPVERLARDARITRIYEGTSEVQRLVIARETLRQVS; via the coding sequence ATGCACTTTGCCCTGACTGACGAAGAAATCATGATCCGCGACGCGGCGCGCAAGCTGGCGGCGGACCGGCTGGCGCCCTTCGCCGAGACGCTGGACCGTGGCGAGGGCCGTGCCGACCTGCTCGCAAACCTCGCGCTGCTGGCGCAGAACGGCTTCATGACGCTGAACGTCAAGGCGGCGCATGGCGGCACGGAAGCGGGCACGGCCGCCTTCGCGCTGGCGATCGAGGAACTCGCCTATGCCTGCGCCTCCACCGCTGTCACCGTCTCTGTGACAAACATGGTGGGCGAGGTCATCCAGGCTTGCGGCACCGAGGCGCAGCGAGCCGAGCATCTGCCGAAGCTGGCGGACGGCACCTATCCGGCCGGGGCCTTCTGCCTGACCGAAAGCGGCGCCGGCTCCGACCCGGCCGGCATGAGGATGCGGGCACGCAAGGATGGCGACAGCTATGTGCTCGACGGCGCCAAGATCTACATCACCAGCGCCGAATATGCCGGCGTCTTCGTGGTCTGGGCGGTGACTGACCCCGACGCGCCGAAGGGCAAGGGCATCTCGGTCTTTCTCGTGCCGGCCGGCACGCCGGGCCTCGCGATCGGCAAGGCGGAGCACAAGATGGGCCAGCACGGCTCGGCGACCAACATCGTGCATTTCGACGGCTGCCGCGTGCCGGCCTCCTGCCTGATGGGGCGGGAGAATGATGGTTTTCGCATCGCGGTGGGCGAATTGGCGGGCGGGCGCATCGGCGTCGCGGCGCTCTCGCTCGGCATCGCGCGCGCGGCCATGGACGCGGCCAAGAGCTACGCCAGGGAGCGCAAGCAGTTCGGCAGCGCCATCGCCGATTTCCAGGGCCTGCAATGGATGATCGCCGACCGCGAGGTCGATCTCGCCGCCTCGCGACTGCTCATCATGGATGCGGCGGCGAAGAAGGACCGCGGCGAGCCCTTCGCCAAGGAAGCCTCCATGGCCAAGCTCTTCGCATCGGAGGCGGCGCACCGCGCCACCGACACCGCCATCCAGATCCATGGCGGCGCGGGCTACTGCCGCGACTATCCGGTCGAGCGCCTTGCGCGGGATGCGCGCATCACACGGATCTATGAAGGGACTTCGGAAGTGCAGCGCCTGGTCATCGCCCGCGAGACCCTGCGGCAAGTGAGTTGA
- a CDS encoding TerC family protein — protein sequence MDITSGQFWLSVLQIVWIDLLLSGDNAVVIALACRSLPEKQRKLGIWLGAGAAIALRIIFALIVSYLMGLPFLKVIGGLLLFWIAVKLVVGEEEGHESIESSDNLWRAVRTIAIADAVMSLDNVIAIAAASRGHPELFIFGLLLSIPLIIYGSQVILGLLTRFPILIWMGAALLGWIAGEMILSDVAVLNWLKTAMPSWVGPVPLDVSPTGLGPTPLPHYGAAVLGALIVAAAGYVIKSRRASAA from the coding sequence ATGGATATCACCTCTGGCCAGTTCTGGCTCTCGGTCCTCCAGATCGTCTGGATCGACCTTCTCCTGTCGGGCGACAATGCGGTCGTGATCGCGCTGGCCTGCCGCTCTCTGCCCGAGAAGCAGCGCAAGCTTGGCATCTGGCTCGGCGCTGGTGCCGCCATCGCGCTGCGCATCATCTTCGCGCTGATCGTGTCCTACCTGATGGGGCTGCCCTTCCTGAAGGTGATCGGCGGCCTGCTCCTGTTCTGGATCGCGGTGAAGCTCGTCGTCGGCGAGGAGGAGGGGCACGAGAGCATCGAAAGCTCCGACAATCTCTGGCGCGCCGTCCGCACCATCGCCATCGCCGACGCCGTGATGAGCCTCGACAACGTCATCGCCATCGCGGCGGCCTCGCGCGGCCACCCGGAGCTGTTCATCTTCGGGCTGCTGCTGTCGATCCCGCTCATCATCTACGGCTCGCAGGTGATCCTCGGCCTGCTCACCCGTTTCCCGATCCTGATCTGGATGGGCGCCGCGCTGCTGGGCTGGATCGCGGGCGAAATGATCCTGAGCGACGTCGCCGTGCTCAACTGGCTCAAGACCGCCATGCCGTCCTGGGTCGGCCCCGTGCCGCTCGATGTCAGCCCGACAGGGCTTGGGCCCACGCCGCTGCCCCATTACGGCGCGGCTGTCCTCGGCGCGCTCATCGTGGCGGCGGCGGGCTATGTCATCAAGAGCAGGCGCGCCAGCGCCGCCTGA
- a CDS encoding glutathione S-transferase family protein: MTFTLYGVHRSRASRNIWLAKEMGLAFEQVPVIQAYRLPGGGAGHPGPHTASADFLAINPNGQIPCIVDDGLVLTESLAINLYLARKHGGPLAPKDIAEDGLMTMWTLWAATSAEPHTIEILYNRMAKPPEERDAARADTAVAALRKPFAVLDKALSATGFVVGGRFTVADINLAEVMRYARPAPELFAAAPHVDAWLTACHARPAFKAMMAERDREPA, encoded by the coding sequence ATGACCTTCACCCTTTACGGCGTCCACCGCTCGCGCGCCTCGCGCAACATCTGGCTGGCCAAGGAGATGGGCCTGGCCTTCGAGCAGGTGCCCGTGATCCAGGCCTATCGCCTGCCCGGCGGCGGAGCAGGCCACCCCGGCCCCCACACCGCGAGCGCGGACTTCCTCGCCATCAATCCCAACGGGCAGATCCCCTGCATCGTCGATGACGGGCTGGTGCTGACCGAATCGCTGGCGATCAACCTCTACCTCGCCAGGAAGCATGGCGGCCCGCTCGCGCCAAAGGACATCGCCGAGGACGGGCTGATGACGATGTGGACGCTCTGGGCCGCGACATCGGCCGAGCCGCACACGATCGAGATTCTCTACAACCGCATGGCGAAGCCGCCTGAGGAGCGCGACGCCGCCAGGGCCGACACCGCAGTGGCCGCGCTGCGCAAGCCCTTCGCCGTGCTGGACAAGGCGCTGTCGGCCACCGGTTTCGTGGTCGGCGGTCGCTTTACCGTGGCCGACATCAATCTCGCCGAGGTGATGCGCTATGCGAGGCCTGCGCCCGAGTTGTTCGCCGCCGCGCCGCATGTCGACGCCTGGCTGACGGCCTGCCATGCGCGGCCGGCCTTCAAGGCGATGATGGCGGAGCGCGATCGCGAGCCGGCGTGA
- a CDS encoding 4-phosphopantetheinyl transferase family protein — translation MPPCPASHRAHIDAAQACGPSWPMLWFETIRRADALPAAWLIATGEKPRTRLERSALRHAISRAVIAAQAGVAVDAVTLDHEPAGRLLVRAPSAQGLHASHATRDGLVLTALAMQPVGADIEAVGEGSIPLAALHPDEQAWLGSLSLDALWPGFACLWAAKEAHGKWAGAGLPQTDLNPVLPSQEGGWMVAGRLAPAITTRLIERDGRRYALAIAL, via the coding sequence ATGCCGCCTTGCCCGGCCAGCCACCGCGCGCACATTGACGCGGCGCAGGCCTGCGGCCCATCGTGGCCCATGCTCTGGTTCGAGACGATCCGCCGCGCCGACGCCCTGCCCGCCGCCTGGCTGATCGCGACCGGCGAGAAGCCGCGCACGCGGCTGGAGCGCAGCGCGTTGCGCCATGCCATCAGCCGCGCCGTGATCGCGGCCCAGGCCGGTGTGGCGGTTGACGCCGTGACGCTGGACCACGAGCCAGCCGGACGGCTGCTGGTTCGCGCGCCTTCGGCACAAGGGCTTCACGCCAGCCACGCCACGCGCGACGGGCTCGTGCTCACAGCGCTCGCCATGCAGCCGGTGGGCGCCGACATCGAGGCGGTGGGGGAAGGCTCCATCCCGCTCGCGGCGCTGCATCCGGATGAACAGGCCTGGCTTGGCAGCTTGAGCCTGGACGCGCTCTGGCCGGGCTTCGCCTGCCTGTGGGCCGCCAAGGAGGCCCACGGCAAATGGGCCGGCGCCGGCCTTCCGCAGACGGATCTGAACCCGGTTCTGCCGTCGCAAGAAGGCGGCTGGATGGTGGCGGGCCGGCTTGCGCCTGCCATCACCACGCGCCTCATCGAGAGGGATGGACGGCGCTACGCGCTGGCGATCGCGCTGTGA
- a CDS encoding DUF1150 domain-containing protein: MRSTDKRKTDKRKTVPRDQLFSLADLAALGTGQVAYVRPMRSEEVRKLVPQARDIPGGLDLFALLDADGTPIMIADSRDELTANAIENELTTVSVH; the protein is encoded by the coding sequence ATGAGAAGCACTGACAAGCGCAAGACTGACAAGCGCAAGACGGTCCCCCGTGACCAACTGTTCTCCCTCGCCGACCTCGCCGCGCTTGGCACGGGGCAGGTCGCCTATGTCCGGCCCATGCGCTCCGAGGAGGTGCGCAAGCTGGTGCCCCAGGCGCGCGACATCCCCGGCGGGCTGGACCTCTTCGCCCTGCTGGACGCGGACGGCACGCCGATCATGATCGCGGACTCGCGCGATGAATTGACGGCGAACGCCATCGAGAACGAGCTTACCACGGTGTCAGTGCACTGA
- a CDS encoding translation initiation factor IF-3: protein MFIVQNVVGQRARRDHAGETPIRRPFRALPVPQKDGPRINRDIRIREVQLIDQNGENKGVVLSADALKMAEDAGLDLVEIAPNSVPPVCKILDYGRFRFAEQKKAAEARKNQKIIEIKELKLRPGIDKHDYEVKMRSLKGFIEEGDKVKITLRFRGREMAHQHLGMEVLNRVKAETASFVKVESEPSMEGRQVVMVLAPK, encoded by the coding sequence ATGTTCATTGTGCAAAATGTGGTCGGCCAGCGCGCAAGGCGCGATCACGCAGGAGAGACTCCCATTCGCAGACCGTTTCGTGCCCTTCCCGTGCCCCAGAAGGACGGCCCCCGGATCAATCGCGACATCCGCATCCGCGAGGTGCAACTGATCGATCAGAATGGCGAGAACAAGGGCGTCGTGCTGTCCGCCGATGCGCTGAAGATGGCGGAGGATGCGGGCCTCGATCTCGTCGAGATTGCGCCCAATTCTGTGCCGCCCGTCTGCAAGATCCTTGATTACGGCCGCTTTCGCTTCGCCGAGCAGAAGAAGGCCGCCGAAGCGCGCAAGAACCAGAAGATCATCGAGATCAAGGAGCTCAAGCTTCGCCCCGGCATCGACAAGCACGATTACGAGGTCAAGATGCGCTCCCTCAAGGGGTTCATCGAGGAAGGCGACAAGGTCAAGATCACCTTGCGCTTCCGCGGCCGCGAGATGGCGCACCAGCATCTCGGCATGGAAGTGCTCAATCGCGTCAAGGCCGAGACCGCGTCCTTCGTGAAGGTCGAGTCGGAGCCTTCCATGGAAGGCCGCCAGGTGGTGATGGTGTTGGCCCCGAAGTGA
- a CDS encoding phasin — protein MVAKPPYDVPPEMREFAEKSVDQARKAFDGFMGAAHKAVETVSGSTESARANAEQSAQKAMAYAEQNVAAAFDLAQKLVRAKDPAEVLQHQNEFVKVQMASFQRQMNELGAAVQKAASNATKTK, from the coding sequence ATGGTTGCCAAGCCCCCCTACGACGTTCCCCCTGAAATGCGTGAGTTCGCCGAGAAGAGCGTTGACCAGGCACGCAAGGCTTTTGACGGCTTCATGGGCGCTGCCCATAAGGCGGTCGAAACGGTGAGCGGCTCGACCGAGTCCGCCCGCGCCAATGCCGAGCAGTCCGCCCAGAAGGCGATGGCCTATGCCGAGCAGAACGTGGCCGCCGCCTTTGACCTCGCTCAGAAGCTTGTCCGCGCCAAGGATCCGGCTGAGGTGCTGCAGCACCAGAACGAATTCGTGAAGGTGCAGATGGCTTCCTTCCAGCGCCAGATGAATGAGCTTGGCGCTGCCGTGCAGAAGGCAGCGAGCAACGCCACCAAGACGAAATGA
- a CDS encoding Hsp20 family protein, whose protein sequence is MTRFPSLSHPFMLGFDDIERALDRVAKATNDGYPPYNIERVSRTETEPERLRITLAVAGFTREQLEITLEENQLLIRGRQVEDKSRAYLHRGIAARQFQRTFLLADGMEVLGADLSNGLLAVDLARPEPERIVRRIDILARD, encoded by the coding sequence ATGACACGATTTCCTTCGCTGTCGCACCCGTTCATGCTTGGGTTCGACGATATCGAGCGAGCGCTCGACCGGGTCGCCAAGGCGACCAATGACGGCTATCCGCCCTACAATATCGAGCGCGTCAGCCGCACCGAAACAGAACCGGAGAGGCTCCGCATCACGCTCGCGGTGGCAGGCTTCACCCGCGAGCAGCTCGAGATCACGCTCGAGGAGAACCAGCTCCTGATCCGGGGCCGCCAGGTCGAGGACAAGAGCCGGGCCTATCTCCACCGCGGGATCGCCGCTCGCCAGTTCCAGCGCACCTTCCTCCTCGCCGATGGCATGGAGGTGCTGGGCGCGGACCTGTCCAACGGCCTCCTCGCGGTCGATCTCGCACGGCCGGAGCCCGAGCGCATCGTGCGCCGGATCGACATTCTCGCCCGCGACTGA
- a CDS encoding PAS domain S-box protein gives MSIAPNECWKDLVSRLERDAGLAPFLRQDAAVMLLDKLGANPVNGNAAGLALAKRGFAPQTAARLARLAGGLAPLGGVRLERLELPLAAGPVILTCACRRLMGADGDLTLLVAAQGVAELEAAAAPIANMPVLDKPVLETPVVDTPVLDTPVLETPVLESSETAAAANALGLAAWPAATPAATLPAKLRFLWELAPDGLIRSFSPEAVSIFGQELADAMTGRHWSELCGDVVHDPDGAVGRALSADRTWSGKQSLWRIHRSDRAYRVTLSGLPVTDSARSLLGWRGFGIVQTDATEPFPPALAEAEPAPPVIDASAVAPVVASAAVTPEVAAAAADESESGAQQPDETEIAAEIAAEPEPASLEPGAADAIADEEPANQPDALPPAPPADSQVSAPVIALPPPSNVVRIRPLDVQIPRLTSSERNAFREIAKALGARIDGEDEPASALAASPTPSALRGAADQPEPEEHADTNRHDPGRLDAARLELAKLEVARLEAARLDAVNREARRIFDAEPPAPAPDDLFASLLDKLPIGVLVMQGGRMIYANRTLLDLLDHDDFDALAAVGEQRLFRGGAPTEGGGMLALLRRDGEFEPVDARLSAISWQGEAATLMSFRRALDNVDAQRVEALKLEFARAQAEKRELTAILDTATDGVATLDERGRILSLNRSAEALFGYDQREVTGENFTLLLAPESHITALDYLEGLKGGGVAALLNDGREVTGRVRQGGRIPLYMTMGRVADDPERKYSVVLRDITAWKRAEADLVEARRSAEQASAQKSDVLAKISHEIRTPLNAILGFTEVMSEERFGPIGNERYKEYLSDIHQSGGYLISLINDLLDLAKIEAGKMDLTFTGVNLNDIASTAVGLLQPEANRQRVVLRTGLQPKLPSVVADERSLLQIVINILSNAVKFTDAGGQVILSTALGDRGEVILRVRDTGIGMTEKELGMAMEPFRQVASTRRASSAGTGGTGLGLPITKALVEANKGAIQITSAKNEGTLVEVTFPPQRVLAS, from the coding sequence TTGAGCATTGCCCCAAACGAATGCTGGAAGGACCTGGTTTCGCGCCTTGAGCGCGACGCCGGCCTTGCGCCGTTCCTCCGGCAGGATGCCGCTGTGATGCTGCTCGACAAGCTGGGCGCAAACCCCGTCAACGGCAACGCCGCCGGGCTCGCGCTGGCGAAGCGCGGCTTTGCGCCGCAGACGGCCGCGCGGCTCGCCAGACTCGCCGGCGGGCTCGCGCCCTTGGGCGGCGTGCGCCTCGAGCGGCTTGAACTGCCCCTTGCGGCTGGTCCAGTGATCCTGACCTGCGCCTGCAGGCGCCTGATGGGCGCGGATGGAGACTTGACGCTGCTCGTCGCCGCGCAGGGCGTGGCGGAGCTTGAGGCGGCTGCGGCGCCAATCGCGAACATGCCCGTCCTGGATAAGCCCGTCCTGGAGACGCCGGTCGTGGATACGCCGGTCCTGGATACGCCGGTCCTGGAGACGCCGGTCCTGGAGTCGTCCGAGACTGCGGCGGCTGCCAACGCCCTCGGGCTGGCGGCCTGGCCTGCCGCGACGCCGGCCGCGACCTTGCCGGCCAAGCTGCGCTTTCTTTGGGAGCTGGCGCCAGATGGCCTGATCCGCTCATTTTCGCCTGAGGCTGTCTCCATATTCGGGCAGGAACTGGCCGATGCCATGACGGGCCGGCACTGGAGCGAGCTGTGCGGCGATGTGGTGCACGACCCTGACGGCGCGGTCGGGCGCGCCTTGTCAGCAGACCGGACCTGGAGCGGCAAGCAGAGCCTGTGGCGCATCCATCGCAGCGACCGGGCTTATCGGGTCACGCTGTCGGGACTGCCGGTGACGGACAGCGCGCGCAGCCTGCTGGGCTGGCGCGGCTTCGGCATCGTCCAGACCGATGCGACCGAGCCTTTCCCGCCGGCGCTGGCCGAGGCGGAGCCCGCCCCGCCGGTGATTGACGCATCCGCCGTCGCACCTGTCGTTGCATCTGCAGCTGTCACGCCGGAAGTTGCCGCTGCGGCGGCGGACGAAAGCGAGTCCGGGGCGCAGCAGCCGGATGAGACCGAGATCGCTGCCGAAATCGCTGCCGAACCGGAGCCGGCCAGCCTCGAACCTGGAGCAGCCGACGCCATTGCGGATGAAGAGCCAGCCAACCAGCCTGATGCGCTGCCGCCGGCTCCACCGGCCGATTCTCAGGTCAGCGCACCCGTCATCGCCCTGCCGCCCCCCAGCAATGTGGTCCGGATCAGGCCGCTCGACGTGCAGATCCCGCGGCTGACGAGTTCCGAGCGCAATGCCTTCCGGGAAATCGCCAAGGCGCTCGGCGCGCGGATCGATGGCGAGGACGAGCCGGCCTCGGCTCTCGCCGCCTCGCCGACGCCATCCGCCCTCCGCGGCGCGGCGGACCAACCGGAGCCGGAGGAGCACGCCGACACGAACAGGCACGACCCTGGACGGCTCGATGCGGCTCGGCTCGAGCTCGCCAAGCTCGAAGTGGCCCGCCTCGAGGCAGCGCGGCTTGACGCGGTGAACCGCGAGGCACGGCGCATCTTCGACGCCGAGCCGCCCGCCCCAGCGCCGGACGATCTCTTCGCAAGCCTGCTCGACAAGCTGCCCATCGGCGTGCTGGTCATGCAGGGGGGGCGGATGATCTATGCCAACCGCACCCTGCTCGACCTGCTCGACCATGACGATTTCGATGCCCTCGCTGCCGTGGGCGAGCAAAGGCTGTTCCGTGGCGGCGCGCCAACCGAGGGCGGCGGCATGCTGGCCCTGCTGCGGCGCGACGGCGAGTTCGAGCCGGTCGACGCGCGGCTCTCGGCCATCTCCTGGCAGGGCGAGGCGGCGACGCTGATGTCGTTCCGCCGCGCGCTCGACAATGTCGACGCGCAGCGGGTTGAGGCGCTGAAGCTCGAATTCGCCCGCGCCCAGGCGGAAAAGCGCGAGCTGACCGCGATCCTCGACACGGCCACCGACGGGGTGGCGACGCTGGACGAGCGCGGGCGAATCCTTTCGCTCAACCGCTCGGCGGAGGCGCTGTTCGGCTATGACCAGCGCGAGGTCACCGGCGAGAACTTCACGCTGCTGCTGGCGCCGGAAAGCCACATCACGGCGCTCGACTATCTTGAGGGGTTGAAGGGCGGCGGCGTCGCGGCGCTGCTCAACGACGGGCGCGAGGTCACCGGCCGCGTGCGGCAGGGCGGGCGCATCCCGCTCTACATGACCATGGGCCGCGTCGCCGACGATCCGGAGCGCAAGTACTCGGTGGTGCTGCGCGACATCACCGCCTGGAAGCGCGCCGAAGCCGACCTTGTGGAGGCTCGCCGCAGCGCCGAGCAGGCCAGCGCGCAGAAATCGGATGTGCTCGCCAAAATCAGCCACGAGATTCGCACGCCGCTCAACGCCATCCTGGGCTTCACCGAGGTGATGAGCGAGGAGCGCTTCGGCCCGATCGGGAACGAGCGCTACAAGGAATATCTCAGCGACATCCACCAGTCGGGCGGCTATCTCATCAGCCTCATCAACGATCTGCTCGACCTCGCCAAGATCGAGGCCGGCAAGATGGACCTCACCTTCACCGGGGTGAACCTCAACGACATCGCCTCGACCGCCGTCGGGCTGCTCCAGCCGGAGGCCAACCGCCAGCGCGTGGTGCTGCGCACGGGCCTGCAGCCCAAGCTGCCTTCGGTGGTGGCCGATGAGCGCAGCCTGCTTCAGATCGTCATCAACATCCTGTCCAATGCGGTGAAGTTCACCGATGCGGGCGGCCAGGTCATCCTGTCGACCGCGCTGGGCGACCGGGGCGAGGTGATCCTGCGCGTGCGCGACACCGGCATCGGCATGACCGAGAAGGAACTCGGCATGGCGATGGAGCCCTTCCGACAGGTCGCCTCCACGCGCCGCGCCAGCTCCGCCGGCACGGGCGGCACCGGCCTGGGCCTGCCGATCACCAAGGCGCTTGTCGAAGCCAACAAGGGCGCGATCCAGATCACCAGCGCCAAGAACGAAGGCACGCTCGTCGAGGTCACCTTCCCGCCGCAGCGCGTTCTGGCAAGCTGA
- a CDS encoding alpha/beta hydrolase gives MLMRPHPQFLTRHDAPGRRELAYLAQQGAGPAVIWLGGFRSDMRATKAEALANWAAQEGRALLRFDYTGHGESGGSFDEATIAVWLADVLAMIAHAGGEKPILVGSSMGGWLALLAARALRAKGRSPGGLVLIAPAVDFTEALMWAQFGPAIREEIMSQGRWLRASAYAPEPYPITRALIEDGRNHLMLGKPIEPGCPIAILQGMQDPDVPWQHAMTLVEHLPADDVTLTLVKDGDHRLSRDSDIALLIRAVAAMTGAPEA, from the coding sequence ATGCTCATGCGCCCGCACCCACAGTTTTTGACACGGCATGACGCGCCGGGCCGCCGCGAGCTCGCCTATCTGGCGCAGCAGGGCGCCGGGCCTGCCGTGATCTGGCTCGGCGGCTTCCGTTCGGACATGCGCGCCACGAAAGCGGAGGCGCTGGCGAACTGGGCCGCGCAGGAGGGCCGCGCGCTGCTGCGCTTCGACTATACCGGTCATGGCGAGAGCGGCGGGTCCTTCGATGAAGCCACGATCGCGGTCTGGCTGGCGGATGTCCTCGCCATGATCGCCCATGCTGGCGGCGAGAAGCCCATCCTCGTGGGCTCGTCCATGGGCGGGTGGCTCGCGTTGCTGGCGGCGCGGGCGCTCAGGGCGAAGGGTCGGTCTCCGGGCGGGCTGGTGCTGATCGCGCCGGCCGTCGACTTCACCGAAGCGCTGATGTGGGCGCAGTTCGGCCCGGCGATCCGCGAGGAGATCATGAGCCAGGGCCGCTGGCTGCGCGCGTCGGCCTATGCGCCCGAGCCCTACCCGATCACGCGGGCGCTGATCGAGGATGGCCGCAACCATCTGATGCTGGGCAAGCCGATCGAGCCGGGCTGTCCCATCGCGATCCTGCAGGGCATGCAGGACCCCGACGTGCCGTGGCAGCATGCCATGACGCTTGTCGAACACCTGCCCGCCGATGACGTGACGTTGACGCTGGTGAAGGATGGCGACCACAGGCTGTCGCGCGACAGCGACATAGCCTTGCTGATCCGGGCCGTGGCGGCGATGACGGGCGCCCCGGAGGCGTGA
- a CDS encoding glycosyltransferase family 4 protein: MSSSLIPRPPDAPDLAMLPTLRAGGQDAVSARGAHALAGRTILQIVPELQAGGAERTTVDIAEALASLGARSLVATAGGRLVAELQAKGGVWLPFPAAEKNPFKMLRNIRVLSRLCAAEKVDLVHARSRAPAWVALAATRAMKLPFVTTYHGSYSGSSAIKVLYNSVMARGDVVIANSHYTAGLIASMHPFAKHRTRVIHRGTDFSSYRPDAVEPERISALRRAWGVEPDQRIILLAGRLTGWKGQRVLIEAARLMKQSGALGDAVVVLAGDAQGRNDYVAELDGLIAAGGLERVVRRVGHCADMPAAFLASAVVAAPSTEPEAFGRVAVEAQAMGAPVVVSDLGAVPETVLAPPQCTAQERTGWRVPAGDASALARALEEALALRPSARDALARRARSHVEARFSLQHMVGETLDVYSALLGG, from the coding sequence ATGTCCAGCTCATTGATCCCCAGGCCTCCTGATGCTCCAGACCTTGCGATGCTGCCGACCCTGCGCGCTGGCGGGCAGGACGCCGTGAGCGCCCGCGGCGCTCATGCCCTTGCCGGGCGCACCATCCTGCAGATCGTGCCCGAGCTGCAGGCCGGCGGGGCCGAGCGCACCACCGTGGACATCGCCGAGGCGCTGGCCTCGCTGGGCGCTCGCTCGCTGGTCGCCACAGCGGGCGGCCGGCTCGTGGCTGAGCTTCAGGCCAAGGGCGGCGTCTGGCTGCCCTTTCCGGCGGCCGAGAAGAACCCGTTCAAGATGCTGCGGAACATCAGGGTCCTGTCACGGCTGTGCGCGGCGGAGAAGGTCGATCTCGTGCATGCGCGCTCCCGCGCCCCCGCCTGGGTGGCGCTGGCTGCGACGCGGGCGATGAAGCTGCCTTTCGTGACCACCTATCACGGCTCCTATTCAGGCAGCTCGGCCATCAAGGTGCTCTACAATTCGGTGATGGCGCGGGGCGATGTGGTGATCGCAAACTCCCATTACACCGCCGGCCTGATCGCGTCGATGCATCCCTTCGCCAAGCATCGCACGCGCGTCATCCACCGCGGCACGGATTTCTCGTCCTACAGGCCAGACGCGGTCGAGCCCGAACGAATCAGCGCGCTGCGCAGGGCCTGGGGCGTGGAGCCGGACCAGCGGATCATCCTGCTGGCTGGCCGCCTCACAGGCTGGAAGGGCCAGCGCGTGCTGATCGAGGCCGCGCGGCTGATGAAGCAGTCCGGCGCCCTCGGCGATGCCGTTGTCGTGCTGGCCGGGGACGCGCAGGGCCGCAATGATTATGTGGCCGAGCTTGACGGGCTGATCGCGGCGGGCGGGCTGGAGCGCGTCGTGCGCCGCGTCGGGCACTGCGCCGACATGCCGGCGGCTTTCCTCGCAAGCGCCGTGGTGGCGGCTCCCTCGACCGAGCCCGAGGCCTTCGGCCGCGTCGCGGTCGAGGCGCAGGCCATGGGCGCTCCGGTCGTGGTGTCCGACCTCGGCGCCGTGCCCGAGACGGTCCTGGCTCCGCCGCAATGCACGGCGCAGGAGCGCACGGGCTGGCGCGTGCCCGCAGGCGACGCCTCCGCGCTGGCGCGGGCGCTCGAGGAGGCACTGGCCTTGAGGCCGAGCGCGCGCGATGCACTGGCGCGGCGCGCCCGCAGCCATGTCGAAGCCAGATTTTCGCTGCAACACATGGTGGGCGAGACCCTCGACGTCTACAGCGCCCTGCTTGGCGGCTGA